The DNA region GGCGCTGAAATAGTCCAGGAGTGTCCGCGAGACGGTGGTCTTGCCGACCCCGCCCTTGTCTGCGCCCACCACGATCACGACCGGCTTTGCCATGGAAGTCCTTATAAAAGCGCGCTCCCGATCGCGACGGCGATCGGCAAGTCCCCACACCTGCTTTGGGCGCGAACATGGCAGAATCGAGGGATAATTCAATTCCTTAAGGTGCCCATGACCAGCTTGGTAGGGATTTCCTTAATGGAATGAGAGAGCTGCGCGGAAATTAGACGTGCCGGCCCCATGGCCCTTGCAGCGGACCGAGCGGTCCCTGCGTCGGGCTCGTGCCCGGCAGCGGCGGCGGTTGGTTTGCAGGCGGCGTGTCGCCCCACGGGCCATGCGCAACCGGCGGAGGCTGGTCGCCAGCGGCGGGCGGCAGTGCAGACGGCTCGTCCGTGGTCGCATCGGGCAGCGCCAGCGGCCCGGGATCGCGTCCGCCGGCATATTTCACCAGCGCATCGACCCGCGACTTGATCGACGGATGGGTCGCGAACAGGTCCGCAAAGCCCTCGCGCGGATTGTCGACGCAGAGTTCCATCACTGCCGAGGTTGCGCCCTCCAGCTCGCCGCGGTTCTCGATCTTGCGCAGCGCCGAGATCATCGCATCGGGGTTCTTGGTCAGCTCGACCGAGCCGGCATCGGCCAAGAATTCGCGCGAGCGCGACAGCGCCAGCTTGACCACCTGCGACAGCAACCAGGCCACCATGATCAGCACGACCGCGATGATGACGACGATGAAGGCGCCGCCGCCGGAGCTCTTGCTGTCGCGGTCCGATGATGACGACGAAGACGAGGAGGATGAAGACGAGGACGACCAGCCGCCTGAGTTCCACGACAGATTTGTGAACAGGCGGAAGAACAGCTCGCCGAAGAAGCCGACCACGCCGGCGATGATCACGGCGATCACCATCAGCTGCACGTCGCCGTTCTTGATATGGGTGAGCTCGTGGCCGAGCACGGCCTCGATCTCCTGGTCATCAAGCGCGTTCAGGAGCCCGGTGGTGACGGTGACCGAATATTGCCTTGGGTTGAGGCCGGTCGCGAACGCGTTCAGCGCCGGGCTGTCCATCACCTTCAGCTTCGGCATCGGGATGCCGCGCGAGATGCAGAGGTTCTCCAGCAGATTGTACAGCCGCGGCTCCTGCTGCCGCGTCACGCTCTCGCCGCCGGTGACGGCGTCGATCATGTTCTGGTGGAAGAAATAGGCGATCACGATCCAGGCTGCCGCTGCGATCGTCGCCCAGGGGAAGGCGGAGACCAGGTCGCGCGAGGCGTGGCGCAGATAATAGTCGACCGTGCGGCCGCTATCGATCATCACCTCCGCGACCAGCGCGCCGGCATAGACCAGCACGTAGATCAGCAGGAACAGCCCGCCGAGCAGCAGCATCGAACGAAACTTGTTCGATGCGATATGCGTATAGAGACCGTAGGCGGCCATGGGGCTCTCGCCGGCGCGTCGCGCCTCAGAACTTCACGCTCGGCGCGGCCTCGACTTCCGCGCGGCTGGCGCCGAGGTCGAAGAAGTCCTTGCGGGTGAAGCCGAACATGCCAGCGAACAACGCGGCCGGCATCTGCTGGATGCCGGTGTTGTACTCCTGCACCGCGTTGTTGAAGAAGCGGCGGCTGGCGGCGATCTTGTTCTCGAGGTCGGAGAGCTCCGAGGCCAGCTGCTGGAAATTGGCGTTCGCCTTGAGGTCCGGATAGGCCTCCGACAGCGCAATCAGCCGGCCGAGCGCGCCGGACAGCTGGTTCTCCGCCGCCGACACCTGCGCGGGCCCCTGCGCCGACATCGCCGAATTGCGCGCCTTGATCACATCGTCCAGCGTGCCGCGCTCGTGCGCGGCGTAGCCCTTTACGGTCTCGACCAGGTTCGGGATCAGATCATGACGCTGCTTGAGCTGTACGTCGATGTCGGCAAAGGCCTGGCTGACTCGCTGGCCAAGCGCGACGAGCCGGTTGTAGGCGCTGAACGCGAACAGCACGAGAAGGACGATGACGCCGATAACGATCCAGCTGGTCGACATGACGGGGCGGCTCCTGATGGGACGAAACGACGGCACCGTAGCCCAAAACCGGCCACACGGCAGCCCGCCGCGGAGAGGTGGGCGCTGTGTTGGTCGGAGATGATGTCGAATTAGTTCAACGTCGTCGTCCCGGCGAAGGCCGGGACCCGTAACCACCTATTTCAGTTACGAAGCAAAGCCGACGCCGCTTGTGTCCTTTCCGCGGGTCGCGGCGTATGGGTCCCGGCCTTCGCCGGGACGACACCGTAATCTAGATCGCATCGCCCCAGCGCCAGCGGCGGGCGAGGGCGTAGTCGGCCTTGGCGCGACGCGGCACTTTTGTGACGGCAACGCCCTCCGGCGTGCAGAGCTTGGCCGCAATCTCGACCTTGCCGTCGTCGGGCTGCGCGAGCACGCGGGATGGTCGCGCCGCTTGCGGCGCGCGGCTCAGTGCGACATAGGCGAAGCGCTCGTCCTCGAACGGCAGTTCGGCGCCCTTGACCTGCTTGTGCGCACGCGAGCGCTGCAGGCGCTGCGAGAAATGACACCAGTCGGGCGCGAGCAGCGGGCAGGCGCCATCGTGAGGGCAGGGGGCCGCGACATGAGCGCCGGCTGCGATCAGTCGTGCGCGGAGTGAGATGATGCGCGCATAGCCCGCAGGCGTGCCGGGCTCGACGACCAGCAGCGTGTCCGTGGTTCTGGACCAGAGGGACTCGGCCAGTGCCATACGTTCGGCATCGCCGAGTTCGCCGATCATGTAGCTCGCGATGACGAGATCGGCGGGCCCGGCCTTGTCGAGCAAGGCGCGGGCCTGGCCGAGGTCGTAAGTGGTGTCGCCCAGCCGCGTGCTGTCGCGAAACAGCGCCGTTGCCAGCGTTCGCAGCGCGCTGTTGGCATCGAGCAGGGTGAAGCGCTGCAGCGAAGAGAAGGCCTGCGCTGCGGCCCAGGTTGCGGTTCCCGGGCCGGCGCCGACGTCGAGCAGGCTTGATGGCGCGAAGTCCGGCCGGATCTTCGTCAGCGCATTCAGGCTCGCGACAACGGCCGCATATGTGGCGGGCATCCGCGCCAGCGCGTAGGCCAGTGCGTCGGTTTCGGTCCTGATCGTGCCGGAGCCGCCGCCTTCGCGATAGGTTTGCGAGATCACCGCAGCGCGGCTTGCGGCGTCACTGCGGGACAAGCCATCAATCTTGGCGTTGAGGGCGGCGCGCAGTTCTGCGGGAAGGTCGGGTGAGGTCATGGCTCGCCGTCATCCTGAGAGCATGTGAGTGAACGACTCACAGGCGGCACCAAGCATTCAGCGTCGTCCTGGCGAAAGCCAGGACCCATTACCCCGGCTGCTTGTTGTTGCACGACGCCGGGGCCACGATCCCGCTTACAACCGAATTCGGTGGTTATGGGTCCTGGCTTTCGCCAGGACGACGACGTGGTGAGACCGCTCGCTTACTCTGTCCGCGTCATCCTGAGCTACGAGCCTTTGCGCGGGGATCACGCCTGAGTGCATCAAGCCACGTTCTGGTCGAGAATGTCCACCGCGCCCTGCAGGTCGACCGAGACCAGCTGCGACACGCCGCGCTCGGCCATGGTGACGCCGAACAGCCGGTTCATCCGCGCCATCGTGATCGGATTGTGCGTGATGATGATGAAGCGCGTTTCGGTCGAACCGGTCATCTCGTGCAGGAGGTCGCAGAAGCGTTCGACGTTGTGGTCGTCGAGCGGCGCGTCGACCTCGTCCAGCACGCAGATCGGCGACGGATTGGTGAGGAACACCGCGAAGATCAGCGCCAGCGCGGTCAGCGCCTGCTCGCCGCCCGACAGCAGCGACAGCGTCTGCGGCTTCTTGCCCGGCGGCTTGGCGATGATCTCGAGGCCGGCCTCGAGCGGATCCTCGCTCTCGATCAGATGCAGCGCCGCTTCGCCGCCGCCGAACAGGTCGGTGAACAGCCGCTTGAAGTGCTCGTTGACGGTCTCGAACGAGGTCAGCAGACGCTCGCGCGCTTCCTTGTTGAGGCTCTGGATGCCCTGGCGCAGCCGCTTGATCGCCTCGACGAGGTCGTCGCGCTCGGTGGTCAGCGCGGTGTGCTGGGTCTCGACTTCCTTCAGCTCTTCCTCGGCGCGCAGATTGACGGCGCCGAGCCGCTCGCGGTCGCGGCGCAGCTTCTCCAGCTCCTCCTCGACCTGCGCGACCGGCGGCAGCTCCGCGCCGGGCTCGATCTCGGCCATCGCGGCGACCGCGTTCGGTTCGACCTCGAGCATGTCGTGCACCTCGCGCTCGATGTCGGCGAGGCGGCGGCGGGTGCCTTCCATGCGCTCTTCGGCGCGCGCGGTGGCTTCGCGCGAAGAGGACAGCGCTTCGAGCGAGGTTTTGGCGAGGCGATCGGTCTCCGCCATCGCGGCTTCGGCGGTCGCGAGTGCGTCGGCCGCGATGCGGCGATCGCCCTCGGCGTGCTCGATCTCCGTGATCAGCGCGCTGCGCTTCTCGGCGAACACTTCCGGCGCGTTGGCGAGCTCCTCGCGCTCGATCGAAACCTCGGCGATGCGCGCCTCGATGGTCCCGACCTGCGAGGCGGCGCTGGTCTTGCGGGTCTGCCACTCGCTGCGCTCGGCGAGGATCGCCTGCACGCGGCGGTCGGCGAGCTCGGCCTCGCGGGCGAGCGCCTGCGCCTCGGCGCGGACCTGGGCTGCGGCGCGGCGCTGGTTGTCGATCTCGGCGCGGACGGCGGCGAGCTGGGTTTCGGTCTCGACGCTCGGCGGCAGCTCTGCAAGCGCGGCTTCGGCGCTCTCATGCGCGGCCTCGGCCTCGGCGCGGTCGGCGGCGACGCGGCTGTGCGCCTCGGTCAATGCCGATTTGCGTGCGGCATGACGGTTGATCTCGCGCTCGGTCGCGGCATGGCGCTCACGCGCGGCTTCGGCCTCGCGGCGGGTGGCGCGCACGGCTTCGCGGGAGGCGGCTTCGGCCGCCGATGCAGAGCGCAGCTCGGCCTCCGCCGTCTCCAGCGCCTGGCGCTTGGCGGCGGCATCGACGCGGGCCTGTTCGAGGTCATTCTCGATGTCGACGAGGCGGGCGCGTTCGGCGAGCCGGCGGGCGGCGCCGGTCGGCGCATGCGCGTCGGCGACGAAGCCGTCCCAGCGCCAGACGTCGCCCTCGAGCGAGACCAGCCGCTGGCCGGTCTTGAGTTGCGACACCAATGCGGCACCGCGCTCTTTTGTCACCACGCCGATCTGCGCCAGGCGGCGCGCCAACTCGGGCGGCGCCTGCACGCGGTCGGCCAGCCGCTCGACACCATCGGGCAGCGACGGATCGTCGGCCGCCACGCCGGCATTGGTCCAGCGCATCGGCGCCGACGGATCGACCGGCGCGTCGAGATCGTCGCCGAGCACCGCGCCGATCGCCTTCTCATAACCCTTGGCGACCGTGATGCCGTCGATGATCGGCGGCCACAGATTCTTGGTCTCGCTGTTGACCAGCTTCGAGATGGTGCGGGCTTCGGTCTCCAGCCGCTGCACGCGCTTTTCGGCCTCGGCAAGCGGATTGCGCGAGGACTCCAGCGTCTGCCGCGCGGCAGCGTGATGCGATTCGCTCGCCTGCACGGCGGCTTCGGATTCGGCCAGCGTCTGCTGCGCCATCTCCATGGCGGCGGCGAGCGCATCGATGTCGCCGAGGCCGCCGGTCTCCTGCGCGAGCTTCTCTTCCTCGGCCTGGACGCTGGCGATCTCCTGATCGAGCCGCGCCAGCCGGTCGCGATGGGTGCGCACGCCCGTTTCGAGCTGGTTGCGCCTGGCGGTGAGGTCGGCGAGCTGCGTGGTCAGGCTGGTGAACTGGCTTTCGGTCGCGGCCAGAATGCCTTCGGCCTCGGCGACGCGCTCGTCGACGCCGGAGCGCTTCTCGACCCGCGTCTTGATCTCTTCCTTCAGCTCGGCGTCTTCGGTGTCGAGCCGCAGCAAGGCGACGTCGGCGTCCGAGGTCTGCTGCTGCTCGCGGGCGATGTCCTGGGCGAACTGGGTGAGGCGGCGATCGAGCTCGCCGACGCGCTCCTTGGCGCGTTGCTCCTCGCGGTCGAGCAGCTCGCGCGCATTGGTCAGGCGCTGCAGGCCGGCGGCGGCGCGCGCCTCGGCGTCACGCAGCGCCGGCAATTCGGAGGCGCGAATCGCCTGGATGCGTGCGGATTCGGCCTGTTCGCGGGTGCGCTCGGCCATCTCGCGCACGGCCAGATCGTGGGTATGCGCGGCGTCGTTGACGTCGGCATTGGCCTCGATCCAGCGCAGGTGGAACAGCATCGCCTCGGACTTGCGCACCTTGGCCGCGACCTCGCGGTAGCGGATAGCCTGGCGCGCCTGCTTCTTCAGGCCCTCCATCTGGCCGGTGAGCTGGCCGATCACGTCCTCGACGCGGGTCAGGTTGGTCTCGGCTGCCCTGAGCCGCAGCTCCGCCTCATGGCGGCGGGCATGCAGGCCGGCGACGCCGGCGGCATCTTCCAGCACGCGGCGGCGCTGCTCGGGTTTGGCCTGGATGATCTCGCCGATCTTGCCCTGGTGGACGA from Bradyrhizobium genosp. L includes:
- a CDS encoding M48 family metallopeptidase translates to MAAYGLYTHIASNKFRSMLLLGGLFLLIYVLVYAGALVAEVMIDSGRTVDYYLRHASRDLVSAFPWATIAAAAWIVIAYFFHQNMIDAVTGGESVTRQQEPRLYNLLENLCISRGIPMPKLKVMDSPALNAFATGLNPRQYSVTVTTGLLNALDDQEIEAVLGHELTHIKNGDVQLMVIAVIIAGVVGFFGELFFRLFTNLSWNSGGWSSSSSSSSSSSSSSDRDSKSSGGGAFIVVIIAVVLIMVAWLLSQVVKLALSRSREFLADAGSVELTKNPDAMISALRKIENRGELEGATSAVMELCVDNPREGFADLFATHPSIKSRVDALVKYAGGRDPGPLALPDATTDEPSALPPAAGDQPPPVAHGPWGDTPPANQPPPLPGTSPTQGPLGPLQGPWGRHV
- the smc gene encoding chromosome segregation protein SMC — translated: MKLTRLRLHGFKSFVEPTDFMIEPGLTGVVGPNGCGKSNLVEALRWAMGETSHKSLRAADMDAVIFAGSGNRPARNHAEVVMTIDNADRTAPAAMNDSQFLEISRRIEREAGSVYRINGRDVRARDVQILFADAATGARSPALVHQGKIGEIIQAKPEQRRRVLEDAAGVAGLHARRHEAELRLRAAETNLTRVEDVIGQLTGQMEGLKKQARQAIRYREVAAKVRKSEAMLFHLRWIEANADVNDAAHTHDLAVREMAERTREQAESARIQAIRASELPALRDAEARAAAGLQRLTNARELLDREEQRAKERVGELDRRLTQFAQDIAREQQQTSDADVALLRLDTEDAELKEEIKTRVEKRSGVDERVAEAEGILAATESQFTSLTTQLADLTARRNQLETGVRTHRDRLARLDQEIASVQAEEEKLAQETGGLGDIDALAAAMEMAQQTLAESEAAVQASESHHAAARQTLESSRNPLAEAEKRVQRLETEARTISKLVNSETKNLWPPIIDGITVAKGYEKAIGAVLGDDLDAPVDPSAPMRWTNAGVAADDPSLPDGVERLADRVQAPPELARRLAQIGVVTKERGAALVSQLKTGQRLVSLEGDVWRWDGFVADAHAPTGAARRLAERARLVDIENDLEQARVDAAAKRQALETAEAELRSASAAEAASREAVRATRREAEAARERHAATEREINRHAARKSALTEAHSRVAADRAEAEAAHESAEAALAELPPSVETETQLAAVRAEIDNQRRAAAQVRAEAQALAREAELADRRVQAILAERSEWQTRKTSAASQVGTIEARIAEVSIEREELANAPEVFAEKRSALITEIEHAEGDRRIAADALATAEAAMAETDRLAKTSLEALSSSREATARAEERMEGTRRRLADIEREVHDMLEVEPNAVAAMAEIEPGAELPPVAQVEEELEKLRRDRERLGAVNLRAEEELKEVETQHTALTTERDDLVEAIKRLRQGIQSLNKEARERLLTSFETVNEHFKRLFTDLFGGGEAALHLIESEDPLEAGLEIIAKPPGKKPQTLSLLSGGEQALTALALIFAVFLTNPSPICVLDEVDAPLDDHNVERFCDLLHEMTGSTETRFIIITHNPITMARMNRLFGVTMAERGVSQLVSVDLQGAVDILDQNVA
- a CDS encoding small ribosomal subunit Rsm22 family protein; the encoded protein is MTSPDLPAELRAALNAKIDGLSRSDAASRAAVISQTYREGGGSGTIRTETDALAYALARMPATYAAVVASLNALTKIRPDFAPSSLLDVGAGPGTATWAAAQAFSSLQRFTLLDANSALRTLATALFRDSTRLGDTTYDLGQARALLDKAGPADLVIASYMIGELGDAERMALAESLWSRTTDTLLVVEPGTPAGYARIISLRARLIAAGAHVAAPCPHDGACPLLAPDWCHFSQRLQRSRAHKQVKGAELPFEDERFAYVALSRAPQAARPSRVLAQPDDGKVEIAAKLCTPEGVAVTKVPRRAKADYALARRWRWGDAI
- a CDS encoding LemA family protein; protein product: MSTSWIVIGVIVLLVLFAFSAYNRLVALGQRVSQAFADIDVQLKQRHDLIPNLVETVKGYAAHERGTLDDVIKARNSAMSAQGPAQVSAAENQLSGALGRLIALSEAYPDLKANANFQQLASELSDLENKIAASRRFFNNAVQEYNTGIQQMPAALFAGMFGFTRKDFFDLGASRAEVEAAPSVKF